In Capillimicrobium parvum, a genomic segment contains:
- a CDS encoding transglycosylase family protein has translation MSTRALAALTAAAAAGTPTAIAFAADAGTPAPATPATAAARVAPDALTPRFAGERTLRQQMRSHVRDRLVAQYERTARRHDHKPKAAATTSWSNRRLRNAIHDLRRPPKPKPAPAPAAGGGGGPTGHLAAIAQCESGGDPRAIGGGGTYRGMYQFSYATWQAVGGSGDPAAASVAEQTRRAEILYAQAGPGQWPVCGQ, from the coding sequence ATGAGCACCCGAGCCCTTGCCGCGCTGACGGCCGCCGCCGCGGCCGGCACGCCGACCGCCATCGCGTTCGCCGCCGACGCCGGCACCCCCGCCCCCGCCACGCCCGCCACGGCCGCCGCCCGCGTCGCCCCAGACGCCCTGACGCCCCGGTTCGCCGGCGAGCGGACGCTGCGCCAGCAGATGCGCAGCCACGTCCGCGACCGCCTCGTCGCCCAGTACGAACGCACCGCACGCCGCCACGACCACAAGCCGAAGGCGGCGGCGACGACGAGCTGGAGCAACCGGCGCCTGCGCAACGCGATCCACGACCTGCGCCGCCCGCCGAAGCCGAAGCCGGCCCCGGCTCCGGCCGCGGGCGGCGGCGGCGGTCCGACCGGCCATCTGGCCGCCATCGCCCAGTGCGAGTCGGGCGGCGACCCGCGCGCCATCGGCGGAGGCGGCACCTATCGAGGCATGTACCAGTTCTCCTACGCCACCTGGCAGGCCGTCGGCGGAAGCGGCGATCCGGCCGCCGCGTCGGTCGCCGAGCAGACCCGGCGCGCCGAGATCCTCTACGCGCAGGCCGGGCCCGGCCAGTGGCCCGTCTGCGGGCAGTAG
- the rplT gene encoding 50S ribosomal protein L20 — MTRVKRSVARKKRRATLERAKGFRGEANSNYKRAKEALLKAESYAYRDRRNRKRDFRRLWITRINAAARLNGMTYGQFMHGLKLAGIEVDRKVLADIAVRDADTFRRFAEAAREASAA; from the coding sequence GTGACCCGCGTCAAGCGCTCCGTCGCCCGCAAGAAGCGCCGTGCCACGCTCGAGCGTGCGAAGGGCTTCCGCGGCGAGGCCAACTCGAACTACAAGCGGGCGAAGGAGGCTCTGCTCAAGGCGGAGTCCTACGCGTACCGCGACCGGCGCAACCGCAAGCGCGATTTCCGCCGCCTGTGGATCACGCGCATCAACGCGGCCGCGCGCCTGAACGGCATGACCTACGGGCAGTTCATGCACGGCCTCAAGCTGGCCGGCATCGAGGTCGACCGCAAGGTCCTCGCCGACATCGCCGTGCGCGACGCCGACACGTTCCGACGTTTTGCCGAGGCCGCCCGAGAGGCGTCGGCTGCCTGA
- the pheS gene encoding phenylalanine--tRNA ligase subunit alpha: MIDRIEHIAEQARTAVEQASTTAALEQVRVQYLGRKAELPNLLRGVAELPPEQRGAVGKAANVARRDLEAAIAARGEALQAAELETRLVGDRVDVTLPGDPPQPVGRLHVLTQTRREIEDVFVGLGFSVLEGPEVESVFYNFDALNHTPTHPARARTDTFYIEGARHADTDTEVVLRTHTSPMQIRAMQETPPPLYVIIPGRVYRRDSDATHTPQFHQVEGLAVDTDITLADLKGTLLDFSRAIFGPDREVRLRPHFFPFTEPSVEVDVSCFNCARDGSPCQVCKGTGWLEILGAGMVDPNVFGYVREHGYDPDEVQGFAFGMGIERIAALKYGIPDIRTLYTNDVRVLEQFG; encoded by the coding sequence ATGATCGACCGCATAGAGCACATCGCCGAGCAGGCGCGGACCGCCGTCGAGCAGGCCTCCACCACGGCCGCGCTCGAACAGGTCCGCGTCCAGTACCTCGGCCGCAAGGCCGAGCTGCCCAACCTCCTGCGCGGTGTGGCCGAGCTGCCACCCGAGCAGCGCGGGGCGGTCGGCAAGGCCGCGAACGTAGCCCGGCGCGACCTCGAGGCGGCGATCGCGGCGCGCGGGGAGGCGCTGCAGGCCGCCGAGCTCGAGACCCGGCTCGTGGGGGACCGCGTCGACGTCACGCTGCCGGGCGACCCGCCGCAGCCCGTCGGCCGCCTGCACGTCCTGACCCAGACCCGGCGCGAGATCGAGGACGTCTTCGTCGGCCTCGGCTTCTCGGTCCTGGAGGGTCCCGAGGTCGAGTCGGTCTTCTACAACTTCGACGCGCTCAACCACACGCCGACGCACCCGGCGCGGGCGCGCACCGACACCTTCTACATCGAGGGCGCCCGGCACGCGGACACCGACACCGAGGTCGTCCTGCGCACCCACACCTCGCCGATGCAGATCCGCGCCATGCAGGAGACGCCGCCGCCGCTGTACGTGATCATCCCCGGCCGCGTCTACCGCCGCGACAGCGACGCGACGCACACGCCCCAGTTCCACCAGGTCGAGGGCCTCGCGGTCGACACCGACATCACGCTCGCCGACCTCAAGGGCACGCTGCTGGACTTCTCGCGGGCGATCTTCGGCCCCGACCGCGAGGTCCGCCTGCGCCCGCACTTCTTCCCGTTCACCGAGCCCTCCGTCGAGGTCGACGTGTCGTGCTTCAACTGCGCGCGCGACGGCTCGCCGTGCCAGGTGTGCAAGGGCACGGGCTGGCTGGAGATCCTCGGCGCCGGGATGGTCGACCCCAACGTGTTCGGCTACGTCCGCGAGCACGGCTACGACCCCGACGAGGTCCAGGGCTTCGCGTTCGGCATGGGCATCGAGCGGATCGCCGCGCTGAAGTACGGCATCCCGGACATCCGCACCCTCTACACGAACGACGTCCGCGTCCTGGAGCAGTTCGGATGA
- the infC gene encoding translation initiation factor IF-3: protein MPIPRRFDRRPPERDTTRINERIRVPEVRLIDESGQQVGVMRTDEALRYAQERDLDLVEVAPEARPPVCRVLDYSKYKYEQAQKQKAARKHQQQITIREIKFRPKIAQNDYDTKKGHVVRFLKHKDKVKITIMFRGREVAHPERGVMLLERLSEELSDLAVVEQRPIQDGRNMTMMLAPSKAVLAGEYDGNGAGSKAEDGAAAAEPEPEADANGSSASA, encoded by the coding sequence GTGCCGATCCCCCGCAGGTTCGACCGGCGCCCGCCGGAGCGCGACACCACCCGGATCAACGAGCGGATCCGGGTCCCCGAGGTGCGACTCATTGACGAGTCCGGCCAGCAGGTCGGCGTCATGCGCACCGACGAGGCTCTGCGCTACGCGCAGGAGCGCGACCTCGATCTCGTCGAGGTGGCGCCCGAGGCGCGCCCGCCCGTGTGCCGCGTGCTCGACTACTCGAAGTACAAGTACGAGCAGGCCCAGAAGCAGAAGGCCGCGCGCAAGCACCAGCAGCAGATCACGATCCGGGAGATCAAGTTCCGGCCGAAGATCGCGCAGAACGACTACGACACGAAGAAGGGTCACGTCGTCCGCTTCCTCAAGCACAAGGACAAGGTCAAGATCACGATCATGTTCCGTGGGCGCGAGGTGGCGCATCCGGAGCGCGGCGTCATGCTGCTCGAGCGCCTGTCCGAGGAGCTCTCCGACCTCGCGGTCGTCGAGCAGCGCCCGATCCAGGACGGCCGCAACATGACGATGATGCTGGCGCCGTCGAAGGCGGTCCTCGCCGGGGAGTACGACGGCAACGGGGCCGGCTCGAAGGCGGAGGACGGGGCGGCCGCCGCCGAGCCCGAGCCCGAAGCCGACGCCAACGGCTCGTCCGCCAGCGCGTAG
- the thrS gene encoding threonine--tRNA ligase has product MHVTLPDATELQLDDGATGADAAAAIGAGLARAALAVKVDGRVRDLAAPLPDSAGLEVVTARSPEALELIRHDAAHVLATAVLELYPGVRISIGPPIQDGFYYDFEFPPGVTISEADFPRIEAKMAEHIKAAEPFVREDVPVGQALERFVRADQPYKVELIEDLIRNEGVETVSLYTNGPFTDLCRGPHAPTTKTIKAYKLQSVAGAYWRGDANRTMLTRVYGTAFLSKEDLETHLERLEQARARDHRKLGRELGLFEFSEVSPGMAFWLPRGTFLWNELVALTRHMNAERGYTEVKTPQLYDSQLWKTSGHWDKYRENMFITEAEDRQMALKPMNCPGHCHLYSMHPHSYRDLPIRFSEPGLLHRYEPSGTLHGLLRVRHFVQDDAHIFCRDDQIFDEVIGCIEQAFATYAIFGFDVKLELSTRPDERVGSDELWDRAEGILRDALESRELGFDVNEGDGAFYGPKIDFHLTDSLGRSWQLGTVQMDFNFPERFGLEYQGADNAAHRPAMIHRAILGSFERFIGLLIEHYAGEFPVWLAPVQGIVLPISDRHAEAAAATRDALHALGVRAEVDDRSESIGRRIRDAELQKIPYMLVVGDREIEEGSVAVRRHGEGDLGSELIEAFARRVTDERPIGYTGQR; this is encoded by the coding sequence GTGCACGTGACGCTTCCCGACGCAACCGAGCTGCAGCTCGACGACGGCGCGACCGGGGCCGACGCGGCCGCCGCGATCGGCGCCGGCCTGGCCCGCGCGGCGCTCGCCGTCAAGGTCGACGGCCGTGTCCGCGACCTCGCCGCGCCCCTGCCCGACAGCGCGGGGCTCGAGGTCGTCACGGCGCGCTCGCCCGAGGCGCTCGAGCTCATCCGCCACGACGCGGCGCACGTCCTGGCCACCGCCGTGCTCGAGCTCTATCCGGGCGTGAGGATCTCCATCGGCCCGCCGATCCAGGACGGCTTCTACTACGACTTCGAGTTCCCGCCGGGCGTGACGATCTCGGAAGCCGACTTCCCGAGGATCGAGGCGAAGATGGCCGAGCACATCAAGGCCGCCGAGCCCTTCGTGCGCGAGGACGTCCCGGTCGGCCAGGCGCTCGAGCGCTTCGTCCGCGCCGACCAGCCCTACAAGGTCGAGCTCATCGAGGACCTCATCCGCAACGAGGGCGTCGAGACCGTCAGCCTCTACACGAACGGCCCGTTCACCGACCTCTGCCGCGGCCCGCACGCGCCGACGACGAAGACGATCAAGGCCTACAAGCTGCAGTCGGTCGCCGGCGCGTACTGGCGCGGCGACGCGAACCGCACGATGCTCACCCGGGTCTACGGCACCGCGTTCCTGAGCAAGGAGGACCTCGAGACGCACCTCGAGCGCCTCGAGCAGGCCCGCGCCCGCGACCACCGCAAGCTCGGCCGCGAGCTCGGTCTGTTCGAGTTCTCCGAGGTCAGCCCGGGCATGGCGTTCTGGCTGCCGCGCGGGACCTTCCTCTGGAACGAGCTCGTCGCGCTGACGCGCCACATGAACGCCGAGCGCGGCTACACCGAGGTCAAGACCCCGCAGCTCTACGACAGCCAGCTGTGGAAGACCTCGGGCCACTGGGACAAGTACCGCGAGAACATGTTCATCACGGAGGCCGAGGACCGCCAGATGGCGCTCAAGCCGATGAACTGCCCGGGCCACTGCCACCTGTACTCGATGCACCCGCACTCGTACCGCGACCTGCCGATCCGCTTCTCCGAGCCGGGGCTGCTGCACCGCTACGAGCCGTCCGGGACGCTCCACGGCCTGCTGCGCGTGCGCCACTTCGTGCAGGACGACGCCCACATCTTCTGCCGCGACGACCAGATCTTCGACGAGGTCATCGGCTGCATCGAGCAGGCGTTCGCGACCTACGCGATCTTCGGCTTCGACGTCAAGCTCGAGCTGTCGACCCGGCCCGACGAGCGCGTCGGCAGCGACGAGCTCTGGGACCGCGCGGAGGGGATCCTGCGCGACGCGCTGGAGAGCCGCGAGCTCGGCTTCGACGTCAACGAGGGCGACGGCGCGTTCTACGGGCCGAAGATCGACTTCCACCTCACGGACTCGCTCGGCCGCTCCTGGCAGCTCGGGACGGTCCAGATGGACTTCAACTTCCCGGAGCGCTTCGGCCTCGAGTACCAGGGAGCCGACAACGCCGCGCACCGCCCGGCGATGATCCACCGGGCGATCCTCGGCTCGTTCGAGCGCTTCATCGGCCTGCTCATCGAGCACTACGCCGGCGAGTTCCCGGTGTGGCTGGCGCCCGTGCAGGGCATCGTCCTGCCGATCTCCGACCGCCATGCCGAGGCGGCCGCCGCCACGCGCGACGCGCTGCACGCGCTGGGCGTCCGCGCCGAGGTCGACGACCGCTCCGAGTCGATCGGGCGCCGCATCCGTGACGCCGAGCTGCAGAAGATCCCGTACATGCTCGTCGTCGGCGACCGCGAGATCGAGGAGGGCTCCGTGGCCGTGCGCCGGCACGGCGAGGGCGACCTCGGCAGCGAGCTCATCGAGGCGTTCGCGCGACGCGTGACCGACGAGCGCCCGATTGGCTACACTGGGCAGCGTTGA
- the rpmI gene encoding 50S ribosomal protein L35 produces MPKMKTHSGAKKRFKLTAKGKVKARHAMTSHILEKKNAKRKRRLGNPVVLAKQDEARAKKLLGVGK; encoded by the coding sequence ATGCCGAAGATGAAGACTCACTCGGGCGCGAAGAAGCGCTTCAAGCTGACCGCCAAGGGCAAGGTCAAGGCCCGCCACGCCATGACCAGCCATATCCTCGAGAAGAAGAACGCCAAGCGCAAGCGGCGTCTCGGGAACCCGGTCGTGCTCGCCAAGCAGGACGAGGCCCGCGCGAAGAAGCTGCTGGGGGTGGGCAAGTGA
- a CDS encoding glutamate decarboxylase yields the protein MSGTEADTGSLTLAEQYLTQPAPVRRIPEGSLTPRAALHILQSEVLLDGDPSKNLATFVTTWMEPEARTVILENLHRNFIDHAEYPRTAEIANRCVRMLHHLYNGPGEPEAPGTACAGSSEGVMLGALAMKWRWKKARETAGQATDKPNLVYGADVHVVWDKFCRYFDVEPRQVPIARGRTVVGPDELEPHIDENTIGVVAVVGTTFTGECDDVLGIDALLGRLRSERGLDIPMHVDAASGGFVFPFSHPEFEWDFRLESVKSINVSGHKFGLVYPGVGWLVFRDEEQLPEELVFYEDYLGERDATFTLNFSGSSALILAQFYNFIRFGREGYASLVRAMNTNRDALAARLGEEDALELLSGEPRLPLVIARVRDEEDFTGTDLVGELAQRRGWMVPAYEMPPDNEGQQIMRMMVKINQSRELADALADDIHVSIADLRKRAAGQRVKRPVHRGHGY from the coding sequence ATGTCCGGAACCGAAGCCGACACGGGCAGCCTCACGCTGGCCGAGCAGTACCTCACCCAGCCCGCGCCGGTCCGCCGCATCCCCGAGGGCAGCCTCACCCCGCGGGCGGCGCTGCACATCCTGCAGAGCGAGGTGCTGCTCGACGGCGACCCGTCGAAGAACCTCGCGACGTTCGTGACGACGTGGATGGAGCCGGAGGCGCGGACGGTGATCCTCGAGAACCTGCACCGCAACTTCATCGACCACGCGGAGTATCCGCGGACGGCCGAGATCGCCAACCGCTGCGTGCGCATGCTGCACCACCTCTACAACGGCCCCGGCGAGCCCGAGGCGCCCGGAACCGCGTGCGCCGGCTCGTCGGAGGGCGTGATGCTCGGGGCGCTGGCGATGAAGTGGCGCTGGAAGAAGGCGCGCGAGACGGCGGGACAGGCGACCGACAAGCCGAACCTGGTCTACGGCGCCGACGTCCACGTCGTGTGGGACAAGTTCTGCCGGTACTTCGACGTCGAGCCCCGCCAGGTGCCGATCGCGCGCGGCCGCACGGTCGTGGGGCCCGACGAGCTCGAGCCGCACATCGACGAGAACACGATCGGGGTCGTCGCGGTGGTCGGCACGACGTTCACCGGCGAGTGCGACGACGTCCTGGGCATCGACGCGCTGCTCGGGCGGCTGCGCTCCGAGCGCGGCCTCGACATCCCGATGCACGTCGACGCCGCGAGCGGCGGGTTCGTGTTCCCGTTCTCGCATCCGGAGTTCGAGTGGGACTTCCGCCTCGAGTCGGTGAAGTCGATCAACGTCTCCGGCCACAAGTTCGGCCTCGTCTACCCGGGCGTCGGCTGGCTCGTGTTCCGCGACGAGGAGCAGCTGCCGGAGGAGCTCGTCTTCTACGAGGACTACCTCGGCGAGCGCGACGCGACGTTCACGCTGAACTTCTCCGGCAGCTCCGCGCTCATCCTCGCCCAGTTCTACAACTTCATCCGCTTCGGGCGCGAGGGCTACGCGTCGCTCGTGCGGGCGATGAACACCAACCGCGACGCGCTCGCGGCGCGGCTCGGCGAGGAGGACGCGCTCGAGCTGCTGTCCGGCGAGCCGCGGCTGCCGCTCGTCATCGCCCGGGTCCGCGACGAGGAGGACTTCACCGGCACGGACCTCGTCGGCGAGCTCGCCCAGCGCCGCGGCTGGATGGTCCCCGCCTACGAGATGCCGCCGGACAACGAGGGTCAGCAGATCATGCGGATGATGGTGAAGATCAACCAGAGCCGCGAGCTCGCGGACGCGCTGGCCGACGACATCCACGTCTCGATCGCCGACCTGCGCAAGCGCGCCGCGGGCCAGCGGGTCAAGCGGCCCGTGCACCGCGGGCACGGCTATTGA
- the pheT gene encoding phenylalanine--tRNA ligase subunit beta has translation MRLPLSWLFEYCEPMMTPRDIATRLAMTGTEVGRIHRHGVDALEHFVVGKVLTAEQHPNADRLRVCTVDVGDTEPAHIVCGAPNVAAGQTVAVARPGAIMPDGTRLKKAKLRGEPSEGMILAEDELAIGTLHAGTMVLDDGLQAGQFLAEVLPIATDVLELEITPNRPDCLAVYGAAREVHAATGAPLEPAPWEGVDLGPASGIDGVTIDVRDPDLCPRFTAVAYEGVTIAESPPWLKQRLMASGQRPINNVVDITNYVMLLTGQPVHAFDRDRIAGGRLVVRRANPGEEVTTLDDQVRRMPSDGMLIEDAEGPTSIAGIMGGARSEVSGDTTRVLLEMATWDGPNILATSNALGLRTEASARFEKGLSPEATVEAQAVALELMTSLAGATRLPGWFDVGGAGPEAAVIRLREARLRSLLGIDVPRGRQIGVLRSLGFGVGEAADGLDVTVPHWRRNDVTREADVIEEIARLAALEELPATLPRNRPGARLTWSQRVRRRAEDVLVGRGVQEIAGWSFAAPPLLDRLRLAGEAAMRAVVVLENPMSEDESILRPTLMGSLLDAARHNLAHGAERVALFDSGTVYLAGADDGLAHEHHGLGVVLAGPLTPPSWRSAQAAPADFFTAKALAGAVLDTLRVPWEVRPSDHWAFLHPGRAAEVTANGQRLGFVGELHPLVAREWDLEGGAAFALNLDVIARLAPEAPEYRDVTSFPPVRQDLSLVVDDRPAADVVAIVRGAGGALLRRVETFDRFERDGEVSLALHLEFAAPDRTLTDEEVARVREKILAALAEQGVTPRG, from the coding sequence ATGAGACTCCCGCTGAGCTGGCTGTTCGAATACTGCGAGCCGATGATGACGCCGCGCGACATCGCGACGCGCCTGGCGATGACCGGCACCGAGGTCGGTCGCATCCACCGCCACGGCGTCGACGCGCTCGAGCACTTCGTCGTCGGCAAGGTGCTCACCGCCGAGCAGCACCCGAACGCCGACCGCCTGCGCGTGTGCACGGTGGACGTCGGCGACACCGAGCCGGCCCACATCGTCTGCGGGGCACCGAACGTCGCCGCCGGCCAGACCGTCGCCGTGGCCCGGCCGGGCGCGATCATGCCCGACGGCACGCGCCTGAAGAAGGCGAAGCTGCGCGGCGAGCCCTCCGAGGGCATGATCCTCGCCGAGGACGAGCTCGCCATCGGCACCCTGCACGCCGGCACGATGGTGCTCGACGACGGCCTGCAGGCCGGGCAGTTCCTCGCCGAGGTGCTGCCGATCGCCACCGACGTGCTCGAGCTCGAGATCACGCCGAACCGGCCGGACTGCCTCGCCGTCTACGGCGCCGCGCGCGAGGTCCATGCCGCGACCGGCGCGCCGCTGGAGCCCGCGCCGTGGGAGGGCGTGGACCTGGGCCCGGCGTCGGGCATCGATGGCGTGACGATCGATGTGCGCGACCCCGACCTGTGCCCGCGCTTCACCGCCGTCGCCTACGAGGGCGTGACGATCGCCGAGTCGCCGCCGTGGCTCAAGCAGCGCCTGATGGCGTCAGGCCAGCGGCCGATCAACAACGTGGTCGACATCACGAACTACGTGATGCTGCTCACCGGCCAGCCGGTGCACGCGTTCGACCGCGACCGCATCGCGGGCGGCCGGCTCGTCGTGCGCCGCGCGAACCCGGGCGAGGAGGTCACGACGCTCGACGACCAGGTCCGCCGGATGCCGTCCGACGGCATGCTCATCGAAGACGCGGAGGGCCCCACGTCGATCGCCGGGATCATGGGCGGCGCGCGGTCGGAGGTCTCCGGCGACACGACCCGCGTGCTGCTGGAGATGGCGACGTGGGACGGGCCGAACATCCTCGCCACCTCGAACGCGCTCGGCCTGCGCACCGAGGCCAGCGCCCGCTTCGAGAAGGGCCTGTCGCCCGAGGCGACCGTCGAGGCGCAGGCGGTCGCGCTCGAGCTGATGACGTCGCTGGCCGGCGCCACGCGGCTGCCCGGCTGGTTCGACGTGGGCGGGGCGGGGCCGGAGGCCGCGGTGATCCGGCTGCGCGAGGCTCGGCTGCGCTCGCTGCTCGGCATCGACGTCCCGCGCGGCCGGCAGATCGGCGTGCTGCGTTCGCTCGGCTTCGGCGTCGGCGAGGCGGCGGACGGGCTCGACGTCACCGTCCCGCACTGGCGGCGCAACGACGTCACCCGCGAGGCCGACGTCATCGAGGAGATCGCCCGCCTGGCCGCGCTCGAGGAGCTGCCGGCCACCCTCCCGCGCAACCGGCCGGGCGCCCGGCTGACCTGGAGCCAGCGCGTGCGCCGGCGCGCCGAGGACGTGCTCGTCGGCCGTGGGGTGCAGGAGATCGCCGGCTGGTCGTTCGCCGCCCCGCCGCTGCTCGACCGGCTGCGGCTGGCCGGCGAGGCCGCGATGCGCGCCGTCGTCGTGCTCGAGAACCCGATGAGCGAGGACGAGTCGATCCTGCGCCCGACGCTCATGGGGTCGCTGCTGGACGCGGCGCGCCACAACCTGGCGCATGGGGCGGAGCGGGTCGCGCTCTTCGACTCGGGCACGGTCTACCTGGCCGGCGCCGACGACGGTCTCGCGCACGAGCACCACGGGCTCGGCGTGGTGCTCGCCGGGCCGCTGACGCCGCCGTCGTGGCGCTCGGCGCAGGCGGCGCCCGCCGACTTCTTCACGGCGAAGGCGCTGGCCGGCGCGGTGCTCGACACGTTGCGCGTGCCGTGGGAGGTGCGACCGAGCGACCACTGGGCGTTCCTGCATCCGGGGCGCGCGGCCGAGGTGACCGCGAACGGGCAGCGGCTCGGCTTCGTCGGCGAACTGCACCCGCTCGTCGCGCGCGAGTGGGACCTGGAGGGCGGCGCGGCGTTCGCGCTGAACCTCGACGTGATCGCCCGGCTCGCGCCCGAGGCGCCCGAGTACCGCGACGTGACGAGCTTCCCGCCGGTGCGCCAGGACCTGTCGCTCGTCGTGGACGACCGGCCCGCCGCGGATGTCGTGGCGATCGTCCGCGGCGCGGGCGGGGCGCTGCTGCGCCGCGTCGAGACGTTCGACCGCTTCGAGCGCGACGGCGAGGTCTCCCTGGCGCTGCACCTCGAGTTCGCCGCGCCGGACCGGACGCTGACCGACGAGGAGGTGGCGCGGGTGCGCGAGAAGATCCTGGCCGCGCTGGCCGAGCAG
- a CDS encoding TrmH family RNA methyltransferase, giving the protein MTVITSPHNEKLKTLRRLQRRRDGRFVAEGEDLLAAADAAGWEPLERFAAAGSGLPGTEVEAEVLAKVSALGSGTRALAVYRERWATAPTGPRCVALWGVRDPGNVGTVLRSALAFGADCVAIGPGTADPYGPKAVRASMGALFAVPVARVEGIAELPGERIALVARAGAPLAATAPSPDCTLVVGAEREGLPGDVVAGCDRTAHIPIASESLNAAMAATVALYELSRNPA; this is encoded by the coding sequence ATGACCGTGATCACCTCCCCCCACAACGAGAAGCTCAAGACGCTGCGCCGGCTGCAGCGCCGCCGCGACGGGCGCTTCGTCGCGGAGGGCGAGGACCTGCTCGCCGCCGCCGACGCGGCGGGGTGGGAGCCGCTGGAGCGCTTCGCCGCGGCGGGCAGCGGCCTGCCGGGCACCGAGGTCGAGGCGGAGGTGCTCGCGAAGGTGTCGGCGCTCGGCTCGGGCACGCGGGCGCTGGCCGTCTACCGCGAGCGGTGGGCGACCGCCCCCACCGGGCCCCGCTGCGTCGCGCTGTGGGGCGTCCGGGACCCCGGCAACGTCGGCACCGTGCTGCGCTCCGCCCTCGCCTTCGGAGCGGACTGCGTCGCGATCGGCCCCGGCACGGCGGACCCGTACGGCCCCAAGGCGGTGCGCGCCTCGATGGGCGCGCTGTTCGCCGTGCCGGTCGCCCGGGTCGAGGGCATCGCCGAGCTGCCGGGCGAGCGGATCGCGCTCGTCGCGCGCGCCGGTGCGCCGCTGGCCGCCACGGCCCCGTCGCCGGACTGCACCCTCGTCGTCGGCGCCGAGCGCGAGGGGCTGCCCGGCGACGTCGTGGCAGGATGCGACCGCACCGCGCACATCCCCATCGCCTCGGAGTCGCTCAACGCGGCGATGGCGGCGACGGTGGCCCTCTACGAACTGTCCCGGAACCCCGCATGA